A genomic region of Lysinibacillus sp. 2017 contains the following coding sequences:
- a CDS encoding ABC transporter ATP-binding protein, translated as MLKLDGINKVFNEGTPDEKIALDTINLHLAPGDFVTIIGSNGAGKSTMMNMISGALTPDFGVISIAGNDLTRLPEHKRAVHIGRVFQDPMAGTAPSMTIEENLAIAYSRNAKRALRFGVDKKRREFFKTSLEKLHLNLENRLSAKVGLLSGGERQALSLLMATFTKPSILLLDEHTAALDPSRAELITKLTKELVEESKLTTLMVTHNMQQALDLGNRLIMMDKGQIILEVTEDRKPDLTIPDLMAEFERIRGEKMNSDRALLG; from the coding sequence TTGCTTAAATTAGATGGTATTAACAAAGTATTTAATGAGGGAACCCCCGATGAAAAAATCGCGCTAGACACTATTAATTTGCATTTGGCACCGGGAGATTTCGTTACCATTATCGGAAGTAATGGTGCAGGAAAATCGACGATGATGAATATGATTTCAGGTGCTTTAACACCAGATTTCGGAGTGATTTCAATTGCGGGTAATGATTTAACACGATTACCAGAGCATAAGCGTGCAGTTCATATCGGCCGTGTATTCCAGGATCCCATGGCTGGTACTGCACCGTCAATGACGATTGAAGAAAATTTAGCGATTGCTTATTCGCGTAATGCGAAGCGTGCTTTACGTTTTGGTGTCGATAAAAAGCGTCGAGAATTTTTCAAAACATCCCTTGAAAAGCTTCACTTAAATTTAGAAAATCGCTTATCAGCAAAAGTAGGGCTGTTATCAGGTGGAGAACGTCAGGCACTTAGTTTACTAATGGCAACATTCACAAAGCCGTCCATTTTATTATTAGATGAACATACAGCAGCACTTGATCCATCACGTGCTGAGCTGATTACAAAATTAACAAAAGAGCTTGTCGAAGAAAGTAAGTTAACAACTTTAATGGTTACGCATAATATGCAGCAAGCCCTAGACTTAGGTAATCGCCTTATTATGATGGATAAAGGACAGATCATTTTAGAAGTGACCGAAGATCGTAAACCAGACTTGACCATTCCGGATTTAATGGC